The following proteins are co-located in the Xiphophorus maculatus strain JP 163 A chromosome 24, X_maculatus-5.0-male, whole genome shotgun sequence genome:
- the lancl1 gene encoding lanC-like protein 1 — translation MDTRALKNPYHDYDGNPASTQALFDSEGKLTPAFAQRLSSNVSELLAVMENGLKSADPRDCTAYTGWAGIALLYLHLHSVFKEAVFLQRALDYVTRSLKNLTRRHDVTFLCGDTGPLAVAAVVYTRLQRVQEAEDCISRLLQYQQAVLSGSSGLPDELLYGRVGFLSSLVFLNQQLGPDRVPLHWIQQVSEAVLASGLQLSRKLRLQNQSPLMYEWYQEQYVGAAHGLAGIYYFLLQPGFVSSEEQVLRLVQPSVEHVCRLRFPSGNYPPCVGDDRDQLVHWCHGAPGVFYMLLQAYKVLGNPRYLEEALHCGEVVWRWGLLKKGYGLCHGAAGNAYTFLGLYRLTWDPKHLYRACMFADWCMNYGRHGCRTPDTPFSLFEGMAGTIYFLADLLQPMKARFPAFEV, via the exons ATGGACACACGAGCTCTGAAGAATCCTTATCATGACTATGATGGGAACCCAGCGTCCACGCAGGCGCTGTTTGACTCTGAGGGAAAG CTCACTCCGGCTTTTGCCCAGAGGCTGAGCAGCAATGTCAGCGAGCTGCTGGCTGTCATGGAGAATGGACTTAAGTCTGCTGATCCCAGAGACTGCACCGCTTACACAGGCTGGGCAG GCATCGCTTTGCTCTACCTGCACCTCCACAGCGTCTTCAAAGAGGCCGTCTTCCTGCAGAGGGCGCTGGACTATGTCACCCGCAGCCTGAAGAACCTGACCCGTCGCCATGACGTCACCTTCCTGTGTGGAGACACCGGGCCGCTGGCCGTAGCTGCTGTGGTCTATACACGCCTGCAGAGGGTGCAAGAGGCAGAGGACTGCATCAGCAG GCTGCTGCAGTACCAGCAGGCGGTTCTGAGCGGGTCCAGTGGGCTGCCGGACGAGCTGCTGTACGGCCGGGTGGGCTTCCTCTCCTCCCTGGTGTTCCTGAACCAGCAGCTGGGTCCGGACCGGGTCCCGCTGCACTGGATCCAGCAGGTCAGCGAGGCGGTTCTGGCGTCGGGCCTGCAGCTCAGCAGAAAGCTCcgtctccagaaccagagcccGCTGATGTACGAGTGGTACCAGGAGCAGTACGTGGGCGCTGCCCACGGCCTCGCCGGCATCTACTACTTCCTCCTGCAG CCGGGCTTCGTCTCGTCAGAGGAGCAGGTCCTGCGGCTGGTGCAGCCCAGTGTGGAGCACGTCTGCCGCCTGCGCTTCCCGTCTGGGAACTACCCGCCCTGCGTCGGGGATGACCGGGACCAGCTGGTGCACTGGTGCCACGGCGCCCCCGGGGTCTTCTACATGCTGCTGCAGGCCTACAAG GTGCTGGGGAACCCGCGGTACTTGGAGGAGGCGCTGCATTGCGGGGAGGTGGTGTGGCGCTGGGGGCTTCTAAAGAAAGGCTACGGCCTCTGCCACGGCGCCGCCGGCAACGCCTACACCTTCCTGGGCCTCTACCGGCTGACGTGGGACCCCAAACACCTCTACAGGGCCTGCATG tttgCAGATTGGTGCATGAACTACGGTCGCCACGGCTGCCGGACACCAGACACCCCCTTCTCTCTGTTCGAAG GTATGGCGGGCACCATCTACTTCCTGGCAGACCTTCTGCAGCCAATGAAGGCCAGGTTTCCAGCTTTTGAGGTCTAA